The Actinomyces sp. oral taxon 414 genome has a segment encoding these proteins:
- a CDS encoding CRISPR-associated helicase/endonuclease Cas3, whose amino-acid sequence MTLSARARSVWAKSGYDPESRHWLPLWLHLLDAAAVAEHLARTWLAPTTGDLIEREFADSTSGLAPADEFRLLAAWIASVHDIGKCTPAFSIQVSNLNDRMKEAGLNQKPSEVLKPERHKMPHALAGHIIVSSWLRNEHGWAKAPAEALASVVGAHHGIPPTKAALTTDLSGHEHLLGEGRAWDTTRRELLDLVTRRTQAGPLLPHWAQRAWSQPFLVELSGLVIVADWIASTEAYFPLLDLDDNGTRLLAPGAHASRAAVGRSRLEIPAPWRPRDEGADPDSLLADRFGLPDGARATDVQTRTLAAARTMELPGLLIVQESTGGGKTEAALMAAEVLAARTGRSGVLFALPTQATTDAMFTREIDWLKRIEDAYAEGGSPTTFAAQLLHGRSRLNEEARALRRRGYQIRDRLLGSLGGDGADGEGDWRSPLPMDIGRDEDAVRETGSRRGGAPAHAVPTATDRRRADLAILAWFNGRKKAMLSDFVVTTVDHLLFGAMRAPHLAMRHLGLSRKVVIVDEVHSYSTYMNVYLDRALTWLASYGVPVVLLSATLSEARCTAMVDAYRRGLRLAAGERVPRRPDSQVVHTPFPCLVTAGAQSPEVVPTTSGRRSTARIERLGRDDLVPLLEGALADGGCALIVRNTVRRAQETYELLRERFGADVGLNHSRFTVGDRLAKDKDLLDRFGPPRGRTRRPHRAIVVATQVVEQSLDVDFDLLVTDLAPIDLVLQRMGRLHRHERPRPPRLAEPTCYIDWLPSSASPEPSLERGAMTIYGEQDMLLSAAALDRVIRGPGAIAVPDDVHELIEAVYGPDAQVPPLWREALVRAREARAQADRKKSDAARAFLLGEPGRTGRGASLVDWLHTTASDNEEEGRAQVRDGEDSLEVILLDLRRVGGQEDLCTLPSAPEAPGAPILTEEVPKREVVRAMALSAVRLPASMTRGSKLDDAINELEARVVPAWQADPQLRGQLFLLLEDGRARLAGTTLEYSPTTGLKEVHSE is encoded by the coding sequence GTGACACTGTCAGCCCGCGCCCGCTCCGTGTGGGCCAAGTCCGGCTACGACCCTGAGAGTCGTCACTGGCTCCCCCTGTGGCTGCACCTGCTCGACGCCGCCGCCGTGGCCGAGCACCTCGCCCGAACCTGGCTGGCACCCACCACCGGCGACCTCATCGAGCGCGAGTTCGCCGACTCGACGTCGGGCCTGGCCCCGGCGGACGAGTTCCGCCTCCTCGCCGCCTGGATCGCCAGTGTTCACGACATCGGCAAGTGCACCCCGGCCTTCTCCATCCAGGTCTCGAACCTGAACGACCGCATGAAGGAGGCGGGACTGAACCAAAAGCCGTCCGAGGTCCTCAAACCCGAACGGCACAAGATGCCGCACGCCCTGGCCGGCCACATCATCGTAAGCTCGTGGCTCAGGAACGAGCACGGCTGGGCGAAGGCCCCCGCCGAGGCTCTGGCCTCCGTCGTCGGCGCCCACCACGGCATCCCGCCTACCAAGGCGGCCCTGACCACCGACCTGTCCGGGCACGAGCACCTCCTCGGCGAAGGCCGAGCCTGGGACACGACCCGCCGCGAACTCCTCGACCTCGTCACCCGGCGCACCCAGGCCGGCCCCCTGCTGCCCCACTGGGCGCAACGCGCCTGGTCCCAGCCCTTCCTCGTCGAACTGTCGGGACTGGTCATCGTGGCCGACTGGATCGCCTCGACCGAGGCCTACTTCCCCCTGCTCGACCTCGATGACAACGGCACCCGCCTGCTCGCCCCCGGCGCCCACGCCTCCCGCGCGGCCGTCGGCCGCTCCCGCCTGGAGATCCCCGCACCCTGGCGGCCCCGCGACGAGGGCGCCGACCCCGACTCCCTGCTCGCCGACCGCTTCGGCCTGCCCGACGGCGCCCGCGCCACCGACGTCCAAACGCGCACGCTCGCGGCGGCCCGCACCATGGAGCTGCCGGGCCTGCTCATCGTCCAGGAGTCCACGGGGGGCGGCAAGACCGAGGCCGCCCTCATGGCCGCCGAGGTGCTCGCCGCCCGCACCGGCCGCTCCGGCGTCCTGTTCGCCCTGCCCACCCAGGCCACGACCGACGCCATGTTCACCCGCGAGATCGACTGGCTGAAGCGCATCGAGGACGCCTACGCCGAGGGCGGCTCGCCCACGACCTTCGCCGCGCAGCTCCTGCACGGGCGCTCGCGGCTGAACGAGGAGGCCCGGGCGCTGCGCAGGCGCGGCTACCAGATCCGCGACCGCCTCCTCGGCTCGCTCGGCGGCGACGGCGCGGACGGCGAGGGCGATTGGCGCAGCCCGCTCCCCATGGATATCGGCCGCGACGAGGACGCTGTGAGGGAGACCGGAAGCCGTCGCGGCGGTGCGCCAGCGCACGCCGTCCCGACCGCCACGGACCGGCGTCGAGCCGATCTGGCCATTCTGGCGTGGTTCAACGGGCGCAAGAAGGCGATGCTGTCGGACTTCGTCGTCACCACCGTGGACCACCTGCTGTTCGGGGCGATGCGCGCCCCGCACCTGGCCATGCGCCACCTGGGACTGTCCCGCAAGGTCGTCATCGTCGACGAGGTGCACTCCTACTCCACCTACATGAACGTCTACCTGGACCGGGCCCTGACCTGGCTGGCGTCCTACGGGGTGCCGGTGGTGCTCCTGTCGGCGACGCTGTCCGAGGCGCGCTGCACCGCCATGGTCGACGCCTACCGGCGGGGCCTGCGCCTGGCCGCGGGAGAGCGCGTCCCCAGGCGCCCCGACTCGCAAGTCGTGCACACGCCCTTCCCCTGCCTGGTGACCGCGGGCGCGCAGAGCCCCGAAGTCGTCCCCACGACGTCGGGGCGCCGCAGCACCGCCCGCATCGAGCGGCTCGGACGCGACGACCTGGTCCCGCTCCTGGAGGGGGCGCTGGCCGACGGCGGCTGCGCGCTCATCGTCCGCAATACGGTGCGCCGCGCCCAGGAGACCTACGAGCTGCTGCGCGAGCGCTTCGGGGCCGACGTCGGCCTCAACCACTCCCGCTTCACCGTCGGCGACCGGCTGGCCAAGGACAAGGATCTTCTCGACCGCTTCGGGCCGCCGCGAGGCAGGACGCGCCGCCCGCACCGGGCGATCGTGGTGGCCACCCAGGTGGTCGAGCAGTCCCTAGATGTGGACTTCGACCTGCTCGTCACCGACCTGGCTCCCATTGACCTGGTCCTCCAGCGCATGGGGCGTCTGCACCGTCACGAGCGGCCCCGCCCGCCCCGGCTCGCCGAGCCCACCTGCTACATCGACTGGCTGCCGTCGTCGGCCTCCCCCGAGCCCTCGCTGGAGCGGGGCGCCATGACGATCTACGGCGAGCAGGACATGCTTCTGAGTGCGGCCGCCCTGGACCGGGTCATCAGAGGCCCCGGTGCCATCGCCGTGCCCGACGACGTCCACGAGCTCATTGAGGCCGTCTACGGCCCCGACGCCCAGGTGCCGCCGCTGTGGCGCGAGGCCCTGGTCCGGGCGCGCGAGGCCCGCGCGCAGGCGGACCGGAAGAAGAGCGACGCCGCCCGCGCCTTCCTCCTGGGTGAGCCGGGCCGGACCGGCAGGGGCGCCTCCCTGGTCGACTGGCTGCACACGACGGCTTCCGACAATGAGGAGGAGGGGCGCGCCCAGGTGCGCGACGGCGAGGACTCCCTGGAGGTCATCCTCCTGGACCTGCGTCGGGTCGGCGGTCAGGAGGATTTGTGTACCCTGCCGTCCGCCCCGGAGGCGCCGGGCGCCCCGATCCTCACCGAAGAGGTTCCCAAGCGCGAGGTGGTACGCGCCATGGCCCTGTCCGCCGTGAGGCTGCCCGCGAGCATGACGAGGGGCAGCAAGCTCGACGACGCGATCAACGAGCTCGAGGCTCGCGTCGTCCCCGCCTGGCAGGCCGATCCTCAGCTGCGCGGCCAGCTGTTCCTTCTCCTGGAGGACGGCCGGGCCCGACTGGCCGGCACCACGCTCGAGTACTCCCCCACCACTGGGCTCAAGGAGGTCCATTCCGAATGA
- the glyA gene encoding serine hydroxymethyltransferase, producing the protein MTGPASTALNNLPLAELDPEIAAVLTGELDRQRETLEMIASENFVPRAVLQAQGSVLTNKYAEGYPGRRYYGGCEVVDVAESLAIERAKAVFGAQWANVQPHSGAQANAAVLHALADAGDTILGLSLAHGGHLTHGMRINFSGKNYRATAYGVDETTMRIEMDQVREVALRERPRVIIAGWSAYPRHLDFEAFRAIADEVGAALWTDMAHFAGLVAAGLHPSPLPASDVVSTTVHKTLGGPRSGMLLSNRAEQWGRKLNSAVFPGQQGGPLMHVIAAKAIAMKIAGTEEFKDRQKRTVRGAALLAERLLADDVGAAGIRLVTSGTDVHLVLVDLRDSCLDGQQAEDLLHEAGITVNRNAVPFDPRPARVTSGLRIGTPALATRGFGDAEFTEVADIIATALVAGAAGAADEELLTALRGRVRALTDAFPLYPGLVQ; encoded by the coding sequence ATGACCGGTCCCGCCAGCACCGCCCTCAATAACCTGCCCCTGGCCGAGCTCGACCCCGAGATCGCCGCCGTCCTCACCGGAGAGCTCGACCGTCAGCGCGAGACCCTGGAGATGATCGCCTCGGAGAACTTCGTTCCCCGCGCCGTCCTGCAGGCCCAGGGCTCGGTCCTGACCAACAAGTACGCGGAGGGGTACCCGGGCCGCCGCTACTACGGCGGCTGCGAGGTCGTCGACGTCGCCGAGAGCCTCGCCATCGAGCGGGCCAAGGCCGTCTTCGGGGCCCAGTGGGCCAATGTCCAGCCCCACTCCGGCGCCCAGGCCAACGCCGCCGTCCTCCACGCCCTGGCCGATGCCGGCGACACCATCCTGGGCCTGTCCCTGGCCCACGGCGGCCACCTCACCCACGGCATGAGGATCAACTTCTCCGGCAAGAACTACCGCGCCACCGCCTACGGCGTGGACGAGACCACCATGCGCATTGAGATGGACCAGGTGCGTGAGGTCGCCCTGCGCGAGCGCCCCCGGGTCATTATCGCCGGCTGGTCCGCCTACCCGCGCCACCTCGACTTCGAGGCCTTCCGCGCCATCGCCGACGAGGTCGGCGCCGCCCTGTGGACCGACATGGCCCACTTCGCCGGGCTCGTCGCCGCCGGACTGCACCCCTCCCCCCTGCCCGCCTCCGACGTCGTGTCCACCACCGTCCACAAGACCCTGGGCGGCCCCCGCTCCGGCATGCTCCTGTCCAACCGCGCCGAGCAGTGGGGCAGGAAACTCAACTCCGCCGTCTTCCCCGGCCAGCAGGGCGGACCCCTCATGCACGTCATCGCCGCCAAGGCCATCGCCATGAAGATCGCCGGCACCGAGGAGTTCAAGGACCGCCAGAAGCGCACCGTGCGCGGCGCGGCCCTCCTGGCCGAGCGCCTGCTCGCCGACGACGTCGGTGCCGCCGGCATCCGGCTGGTCACCAGCGGCACCGACGTCCACCTGGTCCTGGTGGACCTGCGCGACTCCTGCCTGGACGGCCAGCAGGCCGAGGACCTGCTGCACGAGGCCGGCATCACCGTCAACCGCAACGCCGTCCCCTTCGACCCGCGCCCGGCGCGCGTGACCTCCGGACTGCGCATTGGCACGCCCGCCCTGGCCACCCGCGGCTTCGGCGACGCCGAGTTCACCGAGGTCGCCGACATCATCGCCACCGCCCTGGTCGCCGGCGCCGCCGGGGCGGCCGACGAGGAGCTGCTGACGGCCCTGCGCGGCCGCGTGCGCGCCCTGACCGACGCCTTCCCGCTCTACCCGGGGCTGGTCCAGTGA
- a CDS encoding bifunctional methylenetetrahydrofolate dehydrogenase/methenyltetrahydrofolate cyclohydrolase, with amino-acid sequence MRAPWSGPARVLDGRATAAAIKAELTGRVAALRERGAAVGLGTVLVGEDPGSLKYVAGKHADCAEVGIESIRVDLPATATQAEVEAAVDALNADEACTGYIVQLPLPRGIDANAILERIDPDKDADGLHPTNLGRLVLRRSGPIDSPLPCTPRACIELMTRHGIDLAGADVCVIGRGVTVGRSIGLLLGRKDVNATVDVCHTGTADLGAHARRADVVIAAAGHAGIVRPEMVRPGAVVLDVGVSRVVDPATGRARIAGDVADGVDEVAAWMSPNPGGVGPMTRALLLANVVEAAERRSGIG; translated from the coding sequence GTGAGGGCCCCCTGGAGCGGACCCGCCCGGGTCCTGGACGGCAGGGCCACCGCCGCCGCCATCAAGGCCGAGCTGACCGGGCGCGTCGCGGCCCTGCGCGAGCGCGGCGCCGCCGTCGGCCTGGGCACCGTCCTGGTGGGCGAGGACCCCGGCAGCCTCAAGTACGTGGCCGGCAAGCACGCCGACTGCGCCGAGGTGGGCATCGAGTCCATCCGCGTCGACCTGCCCGCCACGGCGACGCAGGCCGAGGTCGAGGCCGCCGTCGACGCCCTCAACGCCGATGAGGCCTGCACCGGCTACATCGTCCAGCTGCCCCTGCCGCGCGGCATTGACGCCAACGCGATCCTGGAGCGCATCGACCCGGACAAGGACGCCGACGGCCTGCACCCCACCAACCTGGGCCGCCTCGTCCTGCGCAGATCCGGGCCCATCGACTCGCCCCTGCCGTGCACGCCCCGGGCCTGCATCGAGCTCATGACCCGCCACGGCATCGACCTGGCGGGCGCCGACGTGTGCGTCATCGGGCGCGGCGTGACCGTGGGGCGCTCCATCGGACTGCTGCTGGGGCGCAAGGACGTCAACGCCACCGTCGACGTGTGCCACACCGGCACGGCGGACCTGGGGGCGCACGCGCGCCGCGCCGACGTCGTCATCGCCGCCGCCGGGCACGCCGGGATCGTGCGCCCCGAGATGGTGCGCCCCGGAGCCGTCGTCCTGGACGTGGGGGTCTCGCGGGTCGTCGACCCGGCCACCGGCAGGGCCCGCATCGCCGGGGACGTGGCCGACGGCGTCGACGAGGTGGCCGCCTGGATGTCCCCCAACCCCGGCGGAGTCGGGCCCATGACCCGCGCCCTGCTGTTGGCCAATGTCGTCGAGGCCGCCGAGAGGCGGTCCGGAATCGGCTGA
- a CDS encoding acylphosphatase produces MRRRPVPERTRTIRALVSGRVQGVGFRWTCMEEGSRLGLVGEVSNLDDGDVEVLAQGPADDVSRLIAWLYHGPRWASVASVQIEERRPGSLRHRAFVMGN; encoded by the coding sequence ATGAGGAGGAGGCCCGTCCCGGAGAGGACCCGAACCATCCGCGCCCTCGTGTCCGGGCGCGTCCAGGGCGTCGGATTCCGCTGGACGTGCATGGAGGAGGGCTCCCGGCTCGGCCTGGTCGGCGAGGTCAGCAATCTCGACGACGGCGATGTCGAGGTCCTCGCCCAGGGCCCCGCCGACGACGTGTCTCGCCTCATCGCCTGGCTCTACCACGGCCCCCGCTGGGCGTCGGTCGCCTCCGTCCAGATCGAGGAGCGCCGCCCCGGCAGCCTGCGGCACCGCGCCTTCGTCATGGGCAACTGA
- a CDS encoding exodeoxyribonuclease III produces MRIATVNVNGIRAAARKGMAAWLETGAPDVLLLQEVRADADTAAALLPGYHSLIWPSRIRGRAGVGVAVRDGGPLTLGRARRGVADGGEEPDVDSGRWLEVELEPADGAGAGGGAAALAAPGAGLAVGGLTVVSAYLHAGRVGTPKLGEKLAHLALVDARMARLLAGARAGGRQVIMAGDLNVVRSERDIKNWRSNHNRVSGVLDVEIEHLEGWFSSGWVDVTRALNPRTQGPYTWWSQRGRAFDNDAGWRIDYQVATPTAASRALAVRVDRAGAYDERWSDHAPLVVDYAD; encoded by the coding sequence ATGCGCATCGCCACCGTCAATGTCAATGGCATTCGCGCCGCGGCCCGCAAGGGCATGGCCGCGTGGCTTGAGACCGGCGCCCCCGACGTCCTGCTGCTCCAGGAGGTGCGGGCCGATGCGGACACCGCCGCCGCCCTCCTGCCCGGCTACCACTCGCTCATCTGGCCGTCCCGGATCAGGGGCCGCGCCGGGGTGGGTGTGGCCGTGCGCGACGGCGGCCCACTGACCCTGGGCCGGGCCCGCCGCGGGGTGGCCGACGGGGGAGAGGAGCCCGACGTGGACTCCGGCCGTTGGCTGGAGGTGGAGCTGGAACCCGCCGACGGCGCCGGCGCGGGGGGCGGGGCGGCGGCGCTCGCGGCGCCGGGCGCCGGCCTCGCCGTCGGCGGCCTCACGGTCGTGTCCGCCTACCTGCACGCGGGGCGGGTCGGCACCCCCAAGCTCGGCGAGAAGCTCGCCCACCTGGCCCTGGTGGACGCCCGCATGGCCCGGCTGCTGGCCGGGGCCCGCGCCGGCGGCCGCCAGGTGATCATGGCCGGGGACCTCAATGTGGTCCGCTCCGAGCGCGACATCAAGAACTGGAGGTCGAACCACAACCGGGTCAGCGGAGTCCTCGACGTCGAGATCGAGCACCTGGAGGGGTGGTTCTCCTCCGGCTGGGTCGATGTGACCCGCGCCCTGAATCCCCGCACCCAGGGCCCCTACACGTGGTGGTCGCAGCGGGGCCGGGCCTTCGACAATGACGCGGGCTGGCGGATCGACTACCAGGTGGCCACCCCCACGGCGGCGTCCCGGGCCCTGGCGGTGCGAGTGGATCGCGCGGGCGCCTACGATGAGCGCTGGTCGGATCACGCCCCGCTCGTCGTCGACTACGCCGACTGA
- a CDS encoding carbamate kinase — MRIVLALGGNALLPRGATPDTAIQVAKVRLAVEALRPLALAHELVLTHGNGPQVGLLAAATAGSDLPANVYPLDTLVAQTQGMIGFWITQALTDALPGRPVAGLLTRTLVDPDDPAMSRPTKFVGAVLSEQEAQLLAAERAWTMARDGEYWRRVVPSPAPRSILEADVVASLLDRGTIVVCAGGGGVAVRTWQDGTHEGVEAVVDKDLASAVLAEQIGADLLIVLTDVAGVVADYGTPQARLLERATPAQLRALGLPAGSMGPKAEACASFVERTGGRAVIGALGQAAEIVAGCAGTQVVPDDDQGRD, encoded by the coding sequence GTGCGCATCGTCCTCGCCCTGGGCGGCAACGCCCTCCTGCCCCGCGGGGCCACTCCGGACACCGCGATCCAGGTCGCCAAGGTGCGCCTGGCCGTGGAGGCCCTACGGCCGCTGGCCCTGGCGCACGAACTGGTCCTCACCCACGGCAACGGACCCCAGGTGGGTCTGCTCGCCGCGGCCACGGCCGGCTCGGACCTGCCCGCCAACGTCTACCCGCTTGACACCCTCGTCGCCCAGACGCAGGGGATGATCGGCTTCTGGATCACCCAGGCCCTTACCGACGCCCTGCCCGGCAGGCCGGTGGCGGGACTGCTCACGCGCACCCTGGTCGATCCCGACGACCCGGCCATGAGCCGGCCCACGAAATTCGTGGGCGCGGTGCTCAGCGAGCAGGAGGCCCAGCTGCTGGCCGCCGAGCGAGCCTGGACCATGGCGCGCGACGGCGAGTACTGGCGGCGCGTGGTCCCCTCGCCGGCGCCCAGGAGCATCCTGGAGGCCGACGTCGTCGCCTCCCTGCTGGACCGGGGGACGATCGTGGTGTGCGCGGGCGGCGGCGGGGTCGCGGTGCGCACCTGGCAGGACGGCACGCACGAGGGCGTGGAGGCCGTGGTCGACAAGGACCTGGCCTCGGCGGTACTGGCGGAGCAGATCGGCGCGGACCTGCTCATCGTCCTCACCGACGTCGCCGGAGTGGTCGCGGATTACGGCACCCCGCAAGCGCGGCTGCTCGAGCGGGCCACACCGGCCCAACTGCGGGCGCTGGGCCTGCCGGCCGGGTCCATGGGGCCCAAGGCGGAGGCCTGCGCGAGCTTCGTGGAGCGCACCGGCGGGCGCGCGGTCATCGGGGCGCTGGGCCAGGCCGCGGAGATCGTGGCCGGGTGCGCGGGCACGCAGGTGGTTCCCGATGACGACCAAGGCCGCGACTGA
- a CDS encoding DarT1-associated NADAR antitoxin family protein has translation MARRPVFTPLGTRPYVREVNTEFVFHPGFSLKQKQRSVDSLHRSFLAAYPGARMLEVSGRSPLTLGVELSAFRLMIRQGGAEYPVESAFQASKVFADGGPFTDLLGASPRDAKRDPRLRTSGELVGFEFFSRAFPLEPRTFFYDWLYVGALAGRPELVDELASYTAFTDIEFNPKRSINCQARSVSLFQGLRAAGAVDRALKSADAFLRVCYDSGR, from the coding sequence ATGGCCAGGCGGCCTGTTTTCACACCCCTGGGGACGAGGCCTTACGTCCGCGAGGTCAACACCGAGTTCGTCTTCCACCCGGGGTTCTCCCTCAAGCAGAAGCAGCGGTCCGTCGACAGCCTTCATCGTTCCTTCCTGGCCGCGTACCCGGGCGCGCGGATGCTGGAGGTCTCGGGCAGGTCCCCGCTCACCCTGGGAGTGGAGCTGAGCGCCTTCCGCCTCATGATCCGCCAGGGCGGTGCGGAGTACCCGGTCGAGTCGGCCTTCCAGGCCTCCAAGGTCTTCGCGGATGGAGGGCCGTTCACCGACCTGCTCGGAGCGAGTCCCCGCGACGCCAAGCGCGACCCGCGACTCCGGACGAGCGGCGAGCTGGTGGGATTCGAGTTCTTCTCGCGCGCCTTCCCTTTGGAGCCGCGGACCTTCTTCTACGACTGGTTATACGTGGGCGCCCTGGCGGGGCGTCCCGAACTAGTTGACGAGCTGGCGTCCTACACGGCCTTCACGGATATCGAGTTCAACCCGAAGCGGTCGATCAATTGCCAGGCGCGTTCGGTGTCCCTCTTCCAGGGGTTGCGGGCGGCCGGCGCCGTGGACCGGGCCCTGAAGTCGGCGGACGCCTTCCTCCGGGTGTGCTACGACTCCGGTCGTTGA
- a CDS encoding IS630 family transposase — protein MSAIQLTDDELRILQDHRKGAPHKLMRLKSEAIIMLSMGASKKFAAEFVERSIETIKRWVRQWKEFGLASIRTGHAGNDNASKLTREQAEETKEALSRPPSEQGIPADFWNVPRLAGWMHEHFNVEYKSRSSYHRRFHMAELSFHKPLGVDRHRAPEAEIEARMEQIDAEIARITGQKRDGKKEDGQEEDQRRREAETNDKKTNDEKANDEKKVREDVIVVSADEVGIEHEAVIRRAWCKRCAKTKIRVDRERQSQKYIGFLHESDGRVDLMRLDRCNTDNVLKALTELTLKYPDKTIVVVWDNAGWHKSSTLLAQTGEGKPLERVQFINLPPYSPDKNPIEKVWNEGKNSISNRQRAFFEDTCEAFESFVTSKKFKYRLLKSSR, from the coding sequence ATGAGCGCGATTCAGCTGACCGATGACGAGCTGCGCATCCTCCAGGACCACAGGAAGGGTGCGCCGCACAAGCTCATGAGGCTCAAGTCCGAGGCGATCATTATGCTGTCGATGGGGGCGAGCAAGAAGTTCGCCGCCGAGTTCGTGGAGCGATCCATCGAAACGATCAAGAGATGGGTCAGGCAGTGGAAAGAGTTCGGACTGGCATCCATCCGCACCGGACACGCCGGGAACGACAACGCCTCGAAACTCACTCGGGAGCAGGCGGAGGAGACCAAGGAAGCGCTTTCCCGGCCCCCGTCGGAGCAGGGCATCCCCGCCGACTTCTGGAATGTTCCCCGCCTGGCCGGTTGGATGCACGAGCATTTCAACGTCGAGTACAAGTCCAGATCCTCCTACCACCGCCGATTCCACATGGCGGAGCTGTCCTTCCACAAGCCCCTGGGCGTGGACCGGCACCGCGCCCCGGAGGCGGAGATCGAGGCCCGCATGGAGCAGATCGACGCCGAGATCGCCAGGATCACGGGGCAGAAGCGGGACGGGAAGAAGGAGGACGGGCAGGAGGAGGACCAAAGACGGCGGGAGGCCGAGACGAACGACAAGAAGACGAACGACGAGAAGGCGAACGACGAGAAGAAGGTCCGTGAGGATGTCATAGTGGTGTCCGCCGACGAGGTGGGCATCGAACACGAGGCAGTTATTAGGCGGGCCTGGTGCAAAAGGTGCGCCAAGACCAAGATCAGGGTCGACCGGGAACGGCAGTCCCAGAAGTACATCGGGTTCCTCCACGAATCGGACGGGAGGGTGGATCTCATGCGACTGGATCGGTGCAATACCGACAACGTCTTGAAGGCCCTGACCGAACTCACCCTGAAGTACCCGGACAAGACGATCGTCGTGGTGTGGGACAACGCCGGCTGGCACAAGTCGAGCACATTGCTCGCGCAGACGGGGGAGGGAAAGCCCCTGGAACGCGTCCAGTTCATCAACCTGCCGCCCTACAGCCCCGATAAGAACCCCATAGAGAAAGTCTGGAACGAGGGCAAGAACTCCATCAGCAACAGGCAGAGGGCCTTCTTCGAGGACACCTGCGAAGCATTCGAATCCTTCGTCACCTCAAAGAAATTCAAGTATCGACTCCTGAAGTCATCTCGTTGA
- a CDS encoding transposase family protein — MPVLADKGYQGAGIGVPAPTKNPCPTPDEEACNSLLSTLRAPAKREGAMFKHFRALQRVSPGPATITTIMAAALVIITLWHES, encoded by the coding sequence ATGCCGGTCCTGGCGGACAAGGGGTACCAGGGCGCGGGGATCGGTGTGCCGGCCCCCACGAAGAACCCCTGCCCGACCCCCGACGAGGAGGCCTGCAACAGCCTGCTGTCCACCCTGCGGGCCCCCGCCAAGAGAGAGGGCGCCATGTTCAAGCACTTCAGGGCCCTGCAACGAGTCTCCCCAGGCCCCGCCACCATCACCACGATCATGGCCGCCGCCCTCGTCATCATCACCCTCTGGCACGAATCCTGA